A DNA window from Oryzias latipes chromosome 5, ASM223467v1 contains the following coding sequences:
- the LOC101158268 gene encoding uncharacterized protein LOC101158268 isoform X3 translates to MMKPQLLFTLMYFFLVLEANDLSPAKLTVDVAVITETDSVTLKCQIPSSASGCTFFTPSETFFVGSCLLRLTGAELLNLTKRRSPATIEVRCFYTEKRGAFNLTSVDSDPSIIEINNLLPPDLSVNSQAITETDSVTLNCQPPVSVTKCNWHFKGKKRAEQFSCSKTLTGAELLRMASQSVPAKVQVWCTYLNGHQSPKSQRMTITVQFPPPELRVNPAVITERDSATLACVTPSSLSVTECHFYYVRSKTTRSSSCMQTLTAAELLFLSGQSSPAEVQLMCFYPVERDTNSLSPHSNVSSIHISPLEKTLTTTQRTSTHRTSSVISTTIKEIILTSAPVSSARPTGRSILTSLTSVNHQPAVTEETHATTTLLWTSNVISATQIKKTQQESESNWKRMLYTFVIGPGFGVTVGVVLLGVTLLCSKRRRKKYATKRSKVYSTADIMDTRNSHSEDQETAKFTAGPYHEITTLEFEWKTDQQSQNESSDVYHVYASIAEEDSAPALRDVMYHKLQSH, encoded by the exons ATGATGAAACCTCAACTGCTCTTCACACTGATGT ATTTCTTTCTGGTGTTGGAAGCAAACG ATCTTTCTCCGGCCAAACTGACGGTGGATGTAGCCGTGATCACAGAAACCGATTCGGTGACATTAAAGTGTCAGATTCCATCTTCAGCTTCTGGATGCACTTTCTTCACTCCAAGTGAAACGTTCTTTGTGGGCAGCTGTCTGCTGAGGCTGACAGGAGCTGAACTTCTGAATCTGACTAAAAGAAGATCTCCTGCTACCATTGAAGTTAGATGTTTTTACACAGAGAAGAGAGGAGCTTTCAATTTGACATCTGTGGACAGTGATCCATCCATCATCGAGATAAACA ACCTTCTTCCTCCCGATCTGAGTGTGAATTCACAGGCGATCACAGAAACAGATTCAGTCACATTAAACTGTCAGCCTCCGGTGTCTGTGACAAAATGTAATTGGCACTTTAAGGGAAAAAAGCGTGCCGAACAATTCTCCTGTTCTAAGACACTGACTGGAGCTGAGCTGTTAAGAATGGCGAGTCAAAGTGTTCCTGCTAAAGTTCAAGTTTGGTGTACTTACCTTAATGGTCATCAATCTCCAAAAAGTCAGCGGATGACCATCACTGTCCAGT ttcctcCTCCTGAACTAAGAGTGAATCCGGCTGTGATCACAGAGAGAGACTCGGCCACGTTGGCCTGTGTGACTCCATCATCTCTTTCTGTCACTGAATGTCATTTCTACTATGTGAGATCAAAAACTACCAGAAGCAGCTCCTGCATGCAGACGCTGACAGCAGCTGAACTTCTGTTCCTGTCAGGACAAAGTTCACCTGCTGAGGTTCAGCTGATGTGTTTTTACCCTGTGGAAAGAGACACAAACTCTCTGTCTCCACACAGCAATGTCAGCTCCATCCACATAA GTCCTTTAGAAAAGACCTTGACAACAACACAGAGGACGTCAACTCACAGAACAAGCTCGGTTATCTCAACAACAATCAAGGAAATCATTTTAACATCAGCACCTGTCAGCTCAGCAAGACCCACAGGTAGATCAATTCTTACTTCTCTGACATCTGTGAATCATCAACCAG CTGTCACTGAAGAGACTCATGCCACAACGACCTTACTTTGGACGTCTAATGTGATTTCTGCGACTCAAATCAAAA aaacacaacaggaatCTGAATCAAACTGGAAACGCATGTTGTACACGTTTGTGATCGGACCGGGTTTTGGAGTTACAGTGGGAGTCGTCTTACTGGGAGTGACACTTCTCTGttccaaaagaagaagaa aaaaatatgcCACAAAGAG ATCTAAAGTTTACTCTACTG CTGACATCATGGACACGAGGAATAGTCACAGCGAAGACCAGGAAACGGCTAAA TTCACTGCAGGTCCTTATCATGAAATCACAACCTTAG AGTTTGAGTGGAAAACGGACCAGCAGTCCCAAAATGAAAGT TCAGACGTCTACCACGTTTATGCCAGCATCGCTGAAGAGGATTCTGCACCGGCACTCAGAGATGTTATGTACCACAAGCTGCAGTCCCACTGA
- the LOC101158268 gene encoding uncharacterized protein LOC101158268 isoform X2 — MMKPQLLFTLMYFFLVLEANDLSPAKLTVDVAVITETDSVTLKCQIPSSASGCTFFTPSETFFVGSCLLRLTGAELLNLTKRRSPATIEVRCFYTEKRGAFNLTSVDSDPSIIEINNLLPPDLSVNSQAITETDSVTLNCQPPVSVTKCNWHFKGKKRAEQFSCSKTLTGAELLRMASQSVPAKVQVWCTYLNGHQSPKSQRMTITVQFPPPELRVNPAVITERDSATLACVTPSSLSVTECHFYYVRSKTTRSSSCMQTLTAAELLFLSGQSSPAEVQLMCFYPVERDTNSLSPHSNVSSIHIKKTLTTTQRTSTHRTSSVISTTIKEIILTSAPVSSARPTGRSILTSLTSVNHQPAVTEETHATTTLLWTSNVISATQIKKTQQESESNWKRMLYTFVIGPGFGVTVGVVLLGVTLLCSKRRRKKYATKRSKVYSTADIMDTRNSHSEDQETAKFTAGPYHEITTLGMNNIFPAVNCPAEFEWKTDQQSQNESSDVYHVYASIAEEDSAPALRDVMYHKLQSH, encoded by the exons ATGATGAAACCTCAACTGCTCTTCACACTGATGT ATTTCTTTCTGGTGTTGGAAGCAAACG ATCTTTCTCCGGCCAAACTGACGGTGGATGTAGCCGTGATCACAGAAACCGATTCGGTGACATTAAAGTGTCAGATTCCATCTTCAGCTTCTGGATGCACTTTCTTCACTCCAAGTGAAACGTTCTTTGTGGGCAGCTGTCTGCTGAGGCTGACAGGAGCTGAACTTCTGAATCTGACTAAAAGAAGATCTCCTGCTACCATTGAAGTTAGATGTTTTTACACAGAGAAGAGAGGAGCTTTCAATTTGACATCTGTGGACAGTGATCCATCCATCATCGAGATAAACA ACCTTCTTCCTCCCGATCTGAGTGTGAATTCACAGGCGATCACAGAAACAGATTCAGTCACATTAAACTGTCAGCCTCCGGTGTCTGTGACAAAATGTAATTGGCACTTTAAGGGAAAAAAGCGTGCCGAACAATTCTCCTGTTCTAAGACACTGACTGGAGCTGAGCTGTTAAGAATGGCGAGTCAAAGTGTTCCTGCTAAAGTTCAAGTTTGGTGTACTTACCTTAATGGTCATCAATCTCCAAAAAGTCAGCGGATGACCATCACTGTCCAGT ttcctcCTCCTGAACTAAGAGTGAATCCGGCTGTGATCACAGAGAGAGACTCGGCCACGTTGGCCTGTGTGACTCCATCATCTCTTTCTGTCACTGAATGTCATTTCTACTATGTGAGATCAAAAACTACCAGAAGCAGCTCCTGCATGCAGACGCTGACAGCAGCTGAACTTCTGTTCCTGTCAGGACAAAGTTCACCTGCTGAGGTTCAGCTGATGTGTTTTTACCCTGTGGAAAGAGACACAAACTCTCTGTCTCCACACAGCAATGTCAGCTCCATCCACATAA AAAAGACCTTGACAACAACACAGAGGACGTCAACTCACAGAACAAGCTCGGTTATCTCAACAACAATCAAGGAAATCATTTTAACATCAGCACCTGTCAGCTCAGCAAGACCCACAGGTAGATCAATTCTTACTTCTCTGACATCTGTGAATCATCAACCAG CTGTCACTGAAGAGACTCATGCCACAACGACCTTACTTTGGACGTCTAATGTGATTTCTGCGACTCAAATCAAAA aaacacaacaggaatCTGAATCAAACTGGAAACGCATGTTGTACACGTTTGTGATCGGACCGGGTTTTGGAGTTACAGTGGGAGTCGTCTTACTGGGAGTGACACTTCTCTGttccaaaagaagaagaa aaaaatatgcCACAAAGAG ATCTAAAGTTTACTCTACTG CTGACATCATGGACACGAGGAATAGTCACAGCGAAGACCAGGAAACGGCTAAA TTCACTGCAGGTCCTTATCATGAAATCACAACCTTAGGTATGAACAACATTTTTCCTGCAGTCAACTGTCCAGCTG AGTTTGAGTGGAAAACGGACCAGCAGTCCCAAAATGAAAGT TCAGACGTCTACCACGTTTATGCCAGCATCGCTGAAGAGGATTCTGCACCGGCACTCAGAGATGTTATGTACCACAAGCTGCAGTCCCACTGA
- the LOC101158268 gene encoding uncharacterized protein LOC101158268 isoform X4 → MMKPQLLFTLMYFFLVLEANDLSPAKLTVDVAVITETDSVTLKCQIPSSASGCTFFTPSETFFVGSCLLRLTGAELLNLTKRRSPATIEVRCFYTEKRGAFNLTSVDSDPSIIEINNLLPPDLSVNSQAITETDSVTLNCQPPVSVTKCNWHFKGKKRAEQFSCSKTLTGAELLRMASQSVPAKVQVWCTYLNGHQSPKSQRMTITVQFPPPELRVNPAVITERDSATLACVTPSSLSVTECHFYYVRSKTTRSSSCMQTLTAAELLFLSGQSSPAEVQLMCFYPVERDTNSLSPHSNVSSIHISPLEKTLTTTQRTSTHRTSSVISTTIKEIILTSAPVSSARPTAVTEETHATTTLLWTSNVISATQIKKTQQESESNWKRMLYTFVIGPGFGVTVGVVLLGVTLLCSKRRRKKYATKRSKVYSTADIMDTRNSHSEDQETAKFTAGPYHEITTLGMNNIFPAVNCPAEFEWKTDQQSQNESSDVYHVYASIAEEDSAPALRDVMYHKLQSH, encoded by the exons ATGATGAAACCTCAACTGCTCTTCACACTGATGT ATTTCTTTCTGGTGTTGGAAGCAAACG ATCTTTCTCCGGCCAAACTGACGGTGGATGTAGCCGTGATCACAGAAACCGATTCGGTGACATTAAAGTGTCAGATTCCATCTTCAGCTTCTGGATGCACTTTCTTCACTCCAAGTGAAACGTTCTTTGTGGGCAGCTGTCTGCTGAGGCTGACAGGAGCTGAACTTCTGAATCTGACTAAAAGAAGATCTCCTGCTACCATTGAAGTTAGATGTTTTTACACAGAGAAGAGAGGAGCTTTCAATTTGACATCTGTGGACAGTGATCCATCCATCATCGAGATAAACA ACCTTCTTCCTCCCGATCTGAGTGTGAATTCACAGGCGATCACAGAAACAGATTCAGTCACATTAAACTGTCAGCCTCCGGTGTCTGTGACAAAATGTAATTGGCACTTTAAGGGAAAAAAGCGTGCCGAACAATTCTCCTGTTCTAAGACACTGACTGGAGCTGAGCTGTTAAGAATGGCGAGTCAAAGTGTTCCTGCTAAAGTTCAAGTTTGGTGTACTTACCTTAATGGTCATCAATCTCCAAAAAGTCAGCGGATGACCATCACTGTCCAGT ttcctcCTCCTGAACTAAGAGTGAATCCGGCTGTGATCACAGAGAGAGACTCGGCCACGTTGGCCTGTGTGACTCCATCATCTCTTTCTGTCACTGAATGTCATTTCTACTATGTGAGATCAAAAACTACCAGAAGCAGCTCCTGCATGCAGACGCTGACAGCAGCTGAACTTCTGTTCCTGTCAGGACAAAGTTCACCTGCTGAGGTTCAGCTGATGTGTTTTTACCCTGTGGAAAGAGACACAAACTCTCTGTCTCCACACAGCAATGTCAGCTCCATCCACATAA GTCCTTTAGAAAAGACCTTGACAACAACACAGAGGACGTCAACTCACAGAACAAGCTCGGTTATCTCAACAACAATCAAGGAAATCATTTTAACATCAGCACCTGTCAGCTCAGCAAGACCCACAG CTGTCACTGAAGAGACTCATGCCACAACGACCTTACTTTGGACGTCTAATGTGATTTCTGCGACTCAAATCAAAA aaacacaacaggaatCTGAATCAAACTGGAAACGCATGTTGTACACGTTTGTGATCGGACCGGGTTTTGGAGTTACAGTGGGAGTCGTCTTACTGGGAGTGACACTTCTCTGttccaaaagaagaagaa aaaaatatgcCACAAAGAG ATCTAAAGTTTACTCTACTG CTGACATCATGGACACGAGGAATAGTCACAGCGAAGACCAGGAAACGGCTAAA TTCACTGCAGGTCCTTATCATGAAATCACAACCTTAGGTATGAACAACATTTTTCCTGCAGTCAACTGTCCAGCTG AGTTTGAGTGGAAAACGGACCAGCAGTCCCAAAATGAAAGT TCAGACGTCTACCACGTTTATGCCAGCATCGCTGAAGAGGATTCTGCACCGGCACTCAGAGATGTTATGTACCACAAGCTGCAGTCCCACTGA
- the LOC101158268 gene encoding uncharacterized protein LOC101158268 isoform X1, whose product MMKPQLLFTLMYFFLVLEANDLSPAKLTVDVAVITETDSVTLKCQIPSSASGCTFFTPSETFFVGSCLLRLTGAELLNLTKRRSPATIEVRCFYTEKRGAFNLTSVDSDPSIIEINNLLPPDLSVNSQAITETDSVTLNCQPPVSVTKCNWHFKGKKRAEQFSCSKTLTGAELLRMASQSVPAKVQVWCTYLNGHQSPKSQRMTITVQFPPPELRVNPAVITERDSATLACVTPSSLSVTECHFYYVRSKTTRSSSCMQTLTAAELLFLSGQSSPAEVQLMCFYPVERDTNSLSPHSNVSSIHISPLEKTLTTTQRTSTHRTSSVISTTIKEIILTSAPVSSARPTGRSILTSLTSVNHQPAVTEETHATTTLLWTSNVISATQIKKTQQESESNWKRMLYTFVIGPGFGVTVGVVLLGVTLLCSKRRRKKYATKRSKVYSTADIMDTRNSHSEDQETAKFTAGPYHEITTLGMNNIFPAVNCPAEFEWKTDQQSQNESSDVYHVYASIAEEDSAPALRDVMYHKLQSH is encoded by the exons ATGATGAAACCTCAACTGCTCTTCACACTGATGT ATTTCTTTCTGGTGTTGGAAGCAAACG ATCTTTCTCCGGCCAAACTGACGGTGGATGTAGCCGTGATCACAGAAACCGATTCGGTGACATTAAAGTGTCAGATTCCATCTTCAGCTTCTGGATGCACTTTCTTCACTCCAAGTGAAACGTTCTTTGTGGGCAGCTGTCTGCTGAGGCTGACAGGAGCTGAACTTCTGAATCTGACTAAAAGAAGATCTCCTGCTACCATTGAAGTTAGATGTTTTTACACAGAGAAGAGAGGAGCTTTCAATTTGACATCTGTGGACAGTGATCCATCCATCATCGAGATAAACA ACCTTCTTCCTCCCGATCTGAGTGTGAATTCACAGGCGATCACAGAAACAGATTCAGTCACATTAAACTGTCAGCCTCCGGTGTCTGTGACAAAATGTAATTGGCACTTTAAGGGAAAAAAGCGTGCCGAACAATTCTCCTGTTCTAAGACACTGACTGGAGCTGAGCTGTTAAGAATGGCGAGTCAAAGTGTTCCTGCTAAAGTTCAAGTTTGGTGTACTTACCTTAATGGTCATCAATCTCCAAAAAGTCAGCGGATGACCATCACTGTCCAGT ttcctcCTCCTGAACTAAGAGTGAATCCGGCTGTGATCACAGAGAGAGACTCGGCCACGTTGGCCTGTGTGACTCCATCATCTCTTTCTGTCACTGAATGTCATTTCTACTATGTGAGATCAAAAACTACCAGAAGCAGCTCCTGCATGCAGACGCTGACAGCAGCTGAACTTCTGTTCCTGTCAGGACAAAGTTCACCTGCTGAGGTTCAGCTGATGTGTTTTTACCCTGTGGAAAGAGACACAAACTCTCTGTCTCCACACAGCAATGTCAGCTCCATCCACATAA GTCCTTTAGAAAAGACCTTGACAACAACACAGAGGACGTCAACTCACAGAACAAGCTCGGTTATCTCAACAACAATCAAGGAAATCATTTTAACATCAGCACCTGTCAGCTCAGCAAGACCCACAGGTAGATCAATTCTTACTTCTCTGACATCTGTGAATCATCAACCAG CTGTCACTGAAGAGACTCATGCCACAACGACCTTACTTTGGACGTCTAATGTGATTTCTGCGACTCAAATCAAAA aaacacaacaggaatCTGAATCAAACTGGAAACGCATGTTGTACACGTTTGTGATCGGACCGGGTTTTGGAGTTACAGTGGGAGTCGTCTTACTGGGAGTGACACTTCTCTGttccaaaagaagaagaa aaaaatatgcCACAAAGAG ATCTAAAGTTTACTCTACTG CTGACATCATGGACACGAGGAATAGTCACAGCGAAGACCAGGAAACGGCTAAA TTCACTGCAGGTCCTTATCATGAAATCACAACCTTAGGTATGAACAACATTTTTCCTGCAGTCAACTGTCCAGCTG AGTTTGAGTGGAAAACGGACCAGCAGTCCCAAAATGAAAGT TCAGACGTCTACCACGTTTATGCCAGCATCGCTGAAGAGGATTCTGCACCGGCACTCAGAGATGTTATGTACCACAAGCTGCAGTCCCACTGA